The Callithrix jacchus isolate 240 chromosome 20, calJac240_pri, whole genome shotgun sequence genome has a window encoding:
- the ANKRD11 gene encoding ankyrin repeat domain-containing protein 11 isoform X4 — protein MPPAQSLLWCCKAGTLLEAPCHEMEVPRSKKKEKQGPERKRIKKEPVTRKAGLLFGMGLSGIRAGYPLSERQQVALLMQMTAEESANSPVDTTPKHPSQSTVCQKGTPNSASKTKDKVNKRNERGETRLHRAAIRGDARRIKELISEGADVNVKDFAGWTALHEACNRGYYDVAKQLLAAGAEVNTKGLDDDTPLHDAANNGHYKVVKLLLRYGGNPQQSNRKGETPLKVASSPTMVNLLLGKGTYTSSEESSTESSEEEDAPSFAPSSSVDGNNTDSEFEKGLKHKAKNPEPQKAAAPVKDEYEFDEDDEQDRVPPVDDKHLLKKDYRREAKPRSFISIPKMEAKSYTKNNTIAPKKAPHRILSDTSDEEDTSVSAGTAEKLRLSAHTLLPGSKMREPSNAKQQKEKNKVKKKRKKETKGREVRFGKRSDKFCSSESESESSESGEDDRDSVGSSSCLKGSPLVLKDPSLFSSLSASSTSSHGSSAAQKQNPNHTDQHTKHWRTDNWKTISSPAWSEVSSLSDSTRTRLTSESDYSSEGSSVESLKPVRKKQEHRKRGGLQGCPLEKKSPFLSSAEGVVPKLDKEGKVVKKHKTKHKHKNKEKGQCSISQELKLKSLTYEYEDSKQKSDKAILLENDISSESKLKVLKHDRDHFKKEEKLSKMKSEEKEWLFKDEIMKVSKDEKSLKRIKDMSKDIGRSFREEKDRSNKAEKEKSLKEKSPKEEKLRLYKEERKKKSKDRPSKLEKKNDLKEDKMSKEKEKAFKEDKEKLKKEKVYREDSAFDEYCNKNQFLENEDTKFSLSDDQRDRWFSDLSDSSFDFKGEDSWDSPVTDYRDMKSDSVAKLILETVKEDSKERKRDSRAREKRDCREPFFRKKDRDYLDKNSEKRKDQMEKHKSVPGYLSEKDKKRRESADAGRDRKDALESCKERREGRARPEEAHREELKECSCESAFKDKSDCDFGKGLEPWERHHPAREKEKKDGLDKERKEKTKPEKYKEKSSDKDKSEKSMLEKCQKDKEFDKCFKEKKDTKEKHKDTHGKDKERKTSLDQGKEKKEKAFPGILSEDFSEKKDDKKGKEKSWYIADIFTDESEDDRDDCMGGGFKMGEAGDLQRVDSLQEKEEGRENYAADRHRKSSSDKQHPERQKDKEPKDKRKDRGAADGGRDKKEKVFEKHKEKKDKESTEKYKDRKDRASVDSMQDKKNKQKLPEKAEKKHSGEDKAKSKHKEKSDKEHSKERKSSRSTDMEKSLLEKLEEEALHEYREDSNDKISEVSSDSFTDRGQEPGLTAFLEVSFTEPPMEDKARESACLPEKLKEKERHRHSSSSSKKSHDRERAKKEKAEKKEKGDDSKEGGSRKDSGQYEKDFLEADTYGVCYSMKADIEEELDKTIELFSTEKREKNDSEREPSKKIEKELKPYGSSTISILKEKRRREKHREKWRDEKERHRDRHADGLLRHHRDEVLRHHRDEQKPATRDKDSPPRTLKDKSRDEGSRLSDAKLKEKFKDSAEKEKGDSVKMSNGNDKVAPAKDQGKKEARPREKLLGDGDLMMTSFERMLSQKDLEIEERHKRHKERMKQMEKLRHRSGDPKLKEKAKLVDDGRKKGLDVPAKKPSGPDPPFKDRKLKESTPLPPAAENKLHLGSGADSKDWLSGPHMKEALPASPRPDQSRPTGVPTPTSVLSCPSYEEVMHTPRTPSCSADDYADLVLDCADSQHSTPVPTAPASACSPSFFDRFSVASSGLSENASQAPARPLSTNLYRSVSVDIRRTPEEEFSVGDKLFRQQSVPAASSYDSPVPHSMEDRVPLPPVPTEKFACLSPGYYSPDYGLPSPKVDALHCPPAAIVTVTPSPEGVFSSLQAKPAPSPRGELLVPSLEGALPPDLDATEDQQATAAIIPPEPSYLEPLDEGPFSAVITEEPVEWAHPTEQGLASSLIGSASENSVSWPVGSDLLLKSPQRFPESPKHFCPADSLHSAAPGPFSASEAPYPAPPASPAPYTLPVTDPGLEDVKDGVEAIPAAISTSEAAPYTSPSGLESFFSNCKSLPEAPLDVAPEPACVTTVAQVEALGPLENSFLDSSHSLSALGQVEPVPWADAFTGPEDDLDLGPFSLPELPLQTKDVPDVETEPTEESLAPSEKIPPGAPVVVNGGDVATLVAEEPPALPPDQASTRLPTEQEPEPTEEPKLDVVLEATVEAETVPEERAPGDLDSSTEPPPIPPEQHHPLGSGDQGAETEGPPAASLCTPDGPPTDAVAQAQATDSAGPQDNAEASRAAAPAEGAPGSIQPEATEPEPKPTAEAPKAPRVEEIPQRMTRNRAQMLANQSKQGTPPSEKDCAPAPAPATRAKARSSEEDDAQAQHPRKRRFQRSTQQLQQQLNTSTQQTREVIQQTLAAIVDAIKLDAIEPYHSDRANPYFEYLQIRKKIEEKRKILCCITPQAPQCYAEYVTYTGSYLLDGKPLSKLHIPVIAPPPSLAEPLKELFKQQEAVRGKLRLQHSIEREKLIVSCEQEILRVHCRAARTIANQAVPFSACTMLLDSEVYNMPLESQGDENKSVRDRFNARQFISWLQDVDDKYDRMKTCLLMRQQHEAAALNAVQRMEWQLKVQELDPAGHKSLCVNEVPSFYVPMVDVNDDFVLLPA, from the exons ATGCCTCCAGCCCAGTCCCTGTTGTGGTGCTGCAAGGCTGGTACGCTCCTCGAAGCACCATGCCATGAGATGGAGGTGCCTAGAAGCAAGAAGAAAG AGAAGCAGGGCCCTGAGCGGAAGAGGATTAAGAAGGAACCTGTCACCCGGAAGGCCGGGCTGCTGTTTGGCATGGGGCTATCTGGAATCCGAGCCGGCTACCCTCTCTCTGAGCGCCAGCAGGTGGCCCTTCTCATGCAGATGACAGCCGAGGAGTCTGCCAACAGCCCAG TGGACACAACACCAAAGCACCCCTCCCAGTCTACAGTGTGTCAGAAGGGAACGCccaactctgcctcaaaaaccaAAGATAAAGTGAACAAGAGAAACGAGCGAGGAGAGACCCGCCTGCACCGAGCGGCCATCCGTGGGGATGCCCGGCGCATCAAGGAGCTCATCAGCGAGGGGGCGGATGTCAACGTCAAGGACTTCGCAG gctggacgGCGCTGCACGAGGCCTGTAACCGCGGCTACTATGACGTCGCGAAGCAGCTGCTGGCTGCAGGTGCGGAGGTGAACACCAAGGGCCTGGATGACGACACGCCTTTGCACGATGCTGCCAACAACGGACACTACAAG GTGGTGAAGCTGCTCCTGCGGTATGGAGGGAACCCGCAGCAGAGCAACAGGAAAGGCGAGACGCCGCTGAAAGTGGCCAGCTCTCCCACGATGGTGAACCTTCTGTTAGGCAAAGGCACTTACACCTCCAGCGAGGAGAGCTCGACGG AGAGCTCAGAAGAGGAAGACGCCCCCTCCTTCGCACCTTCCAGTTCAGTTGACGGCAACAACACGGACTCTGAGTTCGAAAAAGGCCTCAAGCACAAGGCCAAGAACCCAGAGCCACAGAAGGCCGCGGCCCCCGTCAAGGACGAGTATGAGTTTGACGAAGACGATGAGCAGGACAGGGTTCCTCCGGTGGACGACAAGCACCTGTTGAAAAAGGACTACAGGAGAGAAGCGAAGCCCAGGAGCTTCATCTCTATACCCAAAATGGAGGCTAAAAGTTACACTAAAAACAACACGATTGCACCAAAGAAAGCGCCCCATCGCATCCTGTCCGACACGTCGGACGAGGAGGACACCAGTGTCAGCGCGGGCACAGCGGAGAAGCTGAGACTTTCGGCACATACGCTCTTGCCTGGCAGTAAGATGCGAGAGCCTTCTAATGCCAAGCAGCAGAAGGAGAAGAACAAAGTGAAAAAGAAgcgaaagaaagaaacaaaaggcagagAGGTTCGCTTTGGAAAGAGGAGCGACAAGTTCTGTTCCTCAGAGTCGGAGAGCGAATCCTCTGAGAGCGGGGAGGACGACAGGGACTCCGTGGGGAGCTCCAGCTGCCTCAAGGGGTCCCCGCTGGTGCTGAAGGACCCCTCCCTGTTCAGCTCCCTCTCCGCCTCTTCCACCTCGTCTCACGGGAGCTCTGCCGCCCAGAAGCAGAACCCCAACCACACAGACCAGCACACCAAGCACTGGCGGACAGACAATTGGAAAACCATTTCTTCCCCAGCTTGGTCAGAGGTCAGTTCTTTATCAGACTCCACAAGGACGAGACTGACAAGCGAGTCTGATTACTCCTCTGAGGGCTCCAGTGTGGAGTCGCTGAAGCCAGTGAGGAAGAAGCAGGAGCACAGGAAGCGGGGTGGGCTGCAGGGCTGCCCATTGGAGAAGAAAAGCCCCTTCCTCTCCAGCGCGGAGGGTGTGGTCCCCAAGCTGGACAAGGAGGGGAAAGTtgtcaaaaaacataaaacaaaacacaaacacaaaaacaaggaGAAAGGACAGTGTTCCATCAGCCAAGAGCTGAAACTGAAAAGTCTCACTTACGAGTATGAGGACTCCAAGCAGAAGTCAGATAAGGCTATACTCTTGGAGAATGATATTTCCAGCGAAAGTAAGTTAAAAGTGTTAAAGCATGATCGAGaccactttaaaaaagaagagaaacttaGCAAAATGAAATCGGAAGAAAAAGAATGGCTCTTTAAAGATGAGATCATGAAGGTCTCCAAAGATGAAAAATCACTGAAGAGAATCAAAGACATGAGCAAAGACATTGGCAGGTCTTTCAGAGAGGAGAAGGACCGTTCGAATAAAGCAGAAAAGGAGAAATCTCTGAAGGAAAAGTCTCCGAAGGAAGAAAAACTGAGACTAtacaaagaggagagaaagaagaagtcaAAGGACCGGCCctcaaaattagagaaaaagaatgatttaaaagAGGACAAAATGtcaaaagagaaggagaaggctttcaaagaagataaagaaaaactcAAGAAAGAAAAGGTTTATCGGGAAGATTCTGCTTTTGACGAATATTGTAACAAAAATCAGTTTCTGGAGAATGAAGACACCAAATTTAGCCTATCCGATGATCAGCGAGATCGGTGGTTTTCTGACTTGTCCGACTCATCCTTTGATTTCAAAGGGGAGGACAGCTGGGACTCGCCAGTGACAGACTACAGGGACATGAAGAGCGACTCTGTGGCCAAGCTGATCCTGGAAACTGTGAAGGAGGACAGCAAGGAGAGGAAGCGAGACAGCAGGGCCCGGGAGAAACGAGACTGCAGAGAGCCCTTCTTCCGAAAGAAGGACAGGGACTACTTGGATAAAAACTCTGAGAAGAGGAAAGACCAGATGGAAAAGCATAAAAGTGTCCCCGGCTACCTTTCGGAAAAGGACAAGAAGAGGAGAGAGTCTGCAGACGCCGGGCGGGACAGGAAGGACGCCCTCGAGAGCTGCAAGGAGCGCAGGGAAGGCAGGGCCAGGCCTGAGGAGGCGCATCGGGAGGAGCTGAAGGAGTGCAGCTGCGAGAGCGCCTTCAAGGACAAGTCTGACTGTGACTTTGGGAAGGGCCTGGAGCCGTGGGAACGGCACCACCCTGCgcgagagaaggagaagaaggacgGCCTTGataaggagaggaaggagaaaaccaaaccagaaaaatacaaagagaagtCCAGTGACAAGGACAAAAGTGAGAAGTCGATGCTCGAAAAATGTCAGAAGGACAAAGAATTCgataaatgttttaaagagaaaaaagataccaaggaaaaacataaagacacacatggcaaagacaaagaaagaaaaacgtcTCTGGaccaagggaaagagaagaaagagaaggcttTCCCTGGAATTCTCTCAGAAgacttctctgaaaaaaaagacGACAAGAAAGGCAAGGAGAAGAGCTGGTACATCGCTGACATATTCACAGACGAGAGTGAGGACGACAGAGATGACTGCATGGGGGGCGGGTTCAAGATGGGAGAGGCCGGCGACCTGCAGAGGGTGGACAGCCtccaggagaaggaggaagggcgGGAGAACTACGCCGCCGACAGACACAGGAAGTCCTCCTCTGACAAGCAGCACCCCGAGAGGCAGAAGGACAAGGAGCCCAAAGACAAGAGAAAGGACAGAGGGGCTGCCGACGGAGGGagagacaaaaaagagaaagtcttTGAAAAGCACAAGGAGAAGAAGGATAAAGAGTCCACAGAAAAGTACAAGGACAGGAAGGACAGAGCTTCAGTGGACTCCAtgcaagacaagaaaaataaacagaagctcCCAGAGAAGGCCGAAAAGAAACACTCTGGTGAAGACAAGGCTAAAAGCAAACACAAAGAGAAGTCGGACAAGGAACATTCCAAGGAGAGGAAGTCCTCGAGAAGCACCGACATGGAAAAAAGCCTGCTTGAAAAGTTGGAAGAAGAAGCGCTCCATGAGTACAGAGAAGACTCCAATGACAAAATCAGTGAGGTCTCCTCTGACAGCTTCACGGACCGAGGGCAGGAGCCGGGGCTGACTGCCTTTCTGGAGGTCTCTTTCACAGAGCCACCCATGGAGGACAAGGCCCGGGAGAGTGCCTGCCTCCCAGAGAAgctgaaagagaaggagagacacAGACACTCCTCATCCTCATCCAAGAAGAGCCACGACCGAGAGAGGGCCAAGAAAGAAAAGGCcgagaagaaggagaagggcgACGATTCCAAGGAGGGCGGCAGCAGGAAGGACTCCGGCCAGTATGAAAAGGACTTCCTGGAGGCGGACACTTACGGAGTTTGTTACAGCATGAAAGCCGACATCGAAGAGGAGCTAgataaaaccattgaattgttTTCTAccgaaaagagagagaaaaacgaTTCTGAGAGAGAACCttccaagaaaatagaaaaggaactAAAGCCTTACGGCTCTAGCACCATCAGCATCctaaaagagaagaggaggagggagaaacacCGGGAGAAATGGAGAGACGAGAAGGAGAGGCACCGGGACAGGCATGCAGATGGGCTCCTGCGCCATCACAGGGACGAGGTGCTGCGCCATCACAGGGACGAACAGAAGCCCGCCACCAGGGACAAGGACAGCCCTCCCCGCACGCTGAAAGACAAGTCTAGGGACGAGGGCTCGAGGCTCAGCGACGCCAAACTGAAGGAGAAATTCAAGGACagtgcagagaaagaaaagggcgACTCAGTGAAAATGAGCAATGGGAATGATAAGGTAGCGCCAGCCAAAGACCAAGGCAAGAAAGAAGCCAGGCCCAGGGAAAAGCTCCTGGGGGACGGCGACCTGATGATGACCAGCTTCGAGAGGATGCTCTCCCAGAAGGACCTGGAGATCGAGGAGCGGCACAAGCGCCACAAGGAGAGGATGAAGCagatggagaagctgaggcacCGGTCTGGAGACCCCAAGCTCAAGGAGAAGGCGAAGCTGGTGGACGATGGGCGGAAGAAGGGTCTGGACGTTCCCGCCAAGAAACCATCAGGGCCAGACCCTCCGTTTAAAGACAGAAAGCTCAAGGAGTCCACTCCTCTTCCACCTGCCGCCGAAAATAAGCTGCATCTGGGATCAGGGGCAGACTCCAAAGACTGGCTCTCAGGGCCACACATGAAGGAGGCCCTGCCCGCGTCCCCCAGGCCTGACCAGAGCCGGCCCACTGGCGTGCCCACCCCGACGTCGGTGCTCTCCTGCCCCAGCTACGAGGAGGTGATGCACACGCCCAGGACCCCGTCATGCAGCGCCGACGACTACGCAGACCTTGTGCTCGACTGCGCTGACTCCCAGCACTCCACGCCTGTGCCCACCGCTCCCGCCAGCGCCTGCTCCCCCTCCTTTTTCGACAGGTTCTCTGTGGCATCAAGTGGGCTTTCAGAAAACGCCAGCCAGGCCCCGGCCCGGCCTCTCTCCACAAACTTGTACCGCTCGGTCTCTGTTGATATTAGGAGGACCCCAGAGGAGGAATTCAGCGTTGGCGACAAGCTCTTCAGGCAGCAGAGCGTTCCTGCCGCCTCCAGCTACGACTCTCCTGTGCCGCACTCGATGGAAGACAGGGTGCCCCTGCCTCCTGTTCCCACGGAGAAGTTTGCCTGCTTGTCCCCAGGGTACTACTCCCCAGACTATGGCCTCCCCTCGCCCAAAGTTGATGCCCTGCACTGCCCGCCGGCTGCCATTGTCACCGTTACCCCGTCTCCAGAGGGCGTCTTCTCAAGTTTACAAGCAAAACCTGCCCCTTCACCCAGAGGGGAGCTGCTGGTTCCTTCTCTTGAAGGGGCCCTTCCCCCGGACCTGGACGCCACCGAGGACCAGCAGGCTACGGCCGCCATCATCCCCCCGGAGCCCAGTTACCTGGAGCCGCTGGACGAGGGTCCCTTCAGTGCCGTCATCACTGAGGAGCCTGTGGAGTGGGCCCATCCCACTGAGCAGGGCCTTGCTTCCAGCCTGATTGGGAGCGCCTCTGAAAACTCTGTCAGCTGGCCCGTGGGCTCGGACCTCCTGCTCAAGTCTCCGCAGAGATTCCCCGAGTCCCCTAAACATTTCTGCCCTGCGGACTCCCTCCACTCTGCTGCCCCCGGGCCCTTCAGCGCCTCAGAGGCGCCATAccctgcccctcctgcctcccctgcCCCGTATACTCTGCCTGTCACCGACCCAGGACTGGAGGATGTCAAAGACGGGGTGGAAGCCATTCCGGCTGCCATCTCCACCTCAGAGGCGGCTCCTTACACCTCTCCCTCCGGGCTGGAGTCCTTCTTCAGCAACTGCAAGTCACTTCCGGAAGCTCCACTGGACGTGGCCCCTGAGCCTGCATGTGTCACTACTGTGGCTCAGGTGGAGGCTCTTGGGCCCCTGGAAAATAGTTTCCTGGACAGCAGCCACAGCCTGTCTGCCCTTGGCCAGGTGGAGCCGGTGCCCTGGGCAGATGCCTTCACCGGCCCCGAGGACGACCTGGACCTGGGGCCCTTCTCACTGCCAGAGCTTCCATTGCAGACGAAAGACGTCCCAGATGTTGAAACAGAACCCACAGAAGAAAGTCTTGCTCCTTCAGAAAAGATCCCTCCAGGGGCCCCTGTGGTTGTAAACGGTGGGGACGTTGCCACCTTGGTGGCTGAGGAACCACCAGCATTGCCTCCAGACCAGGCCTCCACCCGGCTCCCCACAGAACAGGAGCCTGAGCCCACAGAGGAGCCAAAGCTGGACGTGGTTCTCGAAGCTACGGTGGAGGCAGAGACGGTGCCCGAAGAGAGGGCCCCTGGGGATCTGGACTCCAGCACGGAGCCCCCACCCATTCCCCCTGAACAGCACCACCCACTGGGGAGTGGAGACCAGGGGGCTGAGACCGAAGGCCCCCCTGCTGCATCCCTCTGTACCCCTGATGGCCCCCCCACGGACGCTGTGGCACAAGCCCAGGCCACAGACAGTGCTGGTCCCCAGGACAACGCTGAGGCCTCCCGTGCTGCTGCCCCAGCCGAAGGCGCTCCCGGTAGCATCCAGCCAGAAGCCACAGAACCAGAACCAAAACCCACGGCCGAAGCCCCTAAGGCCCCCAGAGTGGAGGAGATCCCTCAGCGCATGACCAGGAACCGGGCACAGATGCTCGCAAACCAGAGTAAGCAGGGCACACCCCCCTCTGAGAAGGACTGTGCCCCTGCCCCCGCCCCAGCCACCAGGGCCAAGGCCCGCAGCTCCGAGGAGGATGACGCTCAGGCCCAGCATCCACGCAAACGCCGCTTCCAGCGCTCCacccagcagctgcagcagcagctgAACACGTCCACGCAGCAGACTCGGGAGGTGATCCAGCAGACGCTGGCCGCCATCGTGGATGCCATCAAGCTGGACGCCATTGAGCCCTACCACAGTGACAGGGCCAACCCCTACTTTGAATACCTGCAGATCAGGAAGAAGATCGAGGAGAAGCGCAAGATCCTGTGCTGCATCACACCGCAGGCACCCCAGTGCTACGCCGAGTACGTCACCTACACGGGCTCCTACCTCCTGGATGGCAAGCCGCTTAGCAAGCTCCACATCCCTGTG